One segment of Eretmochelys imbricata isolate rEreImb1 chromosome 5, rEreImb1.hap1, whole genome shotgun sequence DNA contains the following:
- the LOC144264939 gene encoding uncharacterized protein LOC144264939: protein MMESQNRKRAPAWTEREIRDLIAVWGEESVLSELCSSFRNAKTFVKISQGMKDRGHNRDPKQCHMKLKELRQAYQKTREANSCSGSEPKTCRFYDELHAILGGSATTTSAVLFDSFSGDGGNMEAGFWNEEDSSQQASGETVFPGSQELFLTLDLEPIPPEPTQGCFPDPASGEGTSAACVSRITRSSPSQRLAKITRQKKRTRDEMFSELMLSSHTDRAQTNAWRQTMSECRKAQNDGEERWRAEAETWWQRDARRQDSMLRLLEDQTNMLQCMVELQERQQEPRPPLQPLCHQPPSSPSSIAASPRRPRMRWGGLQPPSHSTQEDCPSNRRLAFNKF, encoded by the exons atgatggagtcccagaatcgcaaaagagctccagcatggaccgaacgggagatacgggatctgatcgctgtatggggagaggaatccgtgctatcagaactctgttccagttttcgaaatgccaaaacatttgtcaaaatctcccagggcatgaaggacagaggccataacagggacccgaagcagtgccacatgaaacttaaggagctgaggcaagcctaccagaaaactagagaggcaaacagctgctccggatcagagcccaaaacatgccgcttctatgatgagctgcatgccattttagggggttcagccaccactacctcagccgtgttgtttgactccttcagtggagatggaggcaacatggaagcaggtttttggaacgaggaagatagctcacagcaagcaagcggagaaacagTTTTtcccggcagccaggaactgtttctcaccctggacctggagccaataccccccgaacccacccaggGCTGCTTTCCGGACCCAGCaagcggagaagggacctctg ctgcatgtgtttcaaggatcacaagatcttctccttcccagaggctagcgaagatcacaaggcaaaaaaaacgcactcgtgatgaaatgttctctgagctcatgctgtcctcccacactgacagagcacagacgaatgcgtggaggcagacaatgtcagagtgcaggaaagcacaaaatgacggggaggagaggtggcgggctgaagctgaaacgtggtggcagcgtgatgcgaggaggcaggattcaatgctgaggctgctggaggatcaaactaatatgctccagtgtatggttgagctacaggaaaggcagcaggagcccagaccaccgctacagcccctgtgtcaccaaccgccctcctccccaagttccatagccgcctcacccagacgcccaagaatgcgatgggggggcctccagccacccagtcACTCCACCcaagaggattgcccaagcaacagaaggctggcattcaataagttttaa